The Nitrospirota bacterium sequence TTACCCCACCACCCCCCACTCCCTTATCTTTAACTCTACCCCAAGTTCTGTGGCTGTTGCTCTACACCTTTCGATGTCAACCTCTGGGAGTGTAAGGACGGTTATCCTCACATGGGGGGTATATTTTTTAGCCTCAAGGATAAATTCCTTTATCTTCTCGAATGTATCCCTTCCGAATTTGGGCCTGCAGATGTCATAGTATTTCCCTGCATCATCTACATCAAGGCTTATGGATATCGCGTCAACAAGCCCCTTTAGTTCAGGAAGGATATTCCTCCCGTGTATGAGGTTTCCCTGCCCGTTTGTATTTATTCTTATCCTTCCACCATGTTCTTTAACCCATCTTGCGATCTCTTTGACCGCATCCAGCCTTATTAATGGCTCACCATAGCCACAGAATACTACCTCTCTATATTGTGTCGGATCACCGATTGCCTCTATAACCTCTCTGACCGATGGCTCTGATTTAAGTCTGAGATGGTGACCCTTGACAAAGTCTGTATAGTATCTCACACAGAATGTGCATCTATTTGTGCATCGGTTCGTGATATTAAGATACAACGAACCCCTTATCTTATATACTATCTGCCCTTCTTCGATTTTCCCTATACCAAAGAGTCTCATTGCATTGTATGTTGTAACCCTCGCCACATCCTCAGGGCTCAGCCCTTTTATATCTGCAATCGCATCTGCTATATATCTAAGGTATGAAGGTTCATTTCTCTTTCCACGAAATGGCTCTGGAGCAAGATATGGACAGTCAGTCTCGATAAGTATGTTTTCAATAGGGATACCCTTAACTACATTCTTTGTATTCTCCGCCTTTTTGAATGTGACAGGTCCGGCAAATGAGATATAGAATCCCCTGGCGATTACCTCTCTTGCAGTCTCAAGGCTACCTGAAAAGCAATGCATCACGCCCCCAACTTCCCAAGCATTCTCTTCATCCATTATCCTTTTCGTATCTTGAGTAGCCTCTCTGTTGTGTATAATGAGCGGAAGCCTTAATTCTTTTGCAAGCCTTATCTGTTCCCTGAACCTCTGTTGTTGAATTTCCCTTGGAGAATACTCGTAGCGGTAATCAAGACCTGTTTCACCGAAGGCGATTATCTTTTCGTTTCTTGAGAGCTCTCGGAGGAGGTCATAAGTCGCCTCATCTATATCCTTTGCATCGTGTGGATGAATACCGATGGCGGCATAAACCATATCATACTCAGATGCAATCCTTACCCCACCTTCACAGCCTTCTATATCTGAGCCGACAGTTATGATACAGCCAAGACCTGCATCCTTTGCACGATTTAATACAGCATCTCTGTCATTCTCAAAATTGTCCATTTCAAGGTGGGCATGTATATCAATAAGCATATCCATTATTCCGGTACCCAGACCTTTCCTTTATCTATTATATGGATGATCTCCCATCCTTTTTTGTGCATAGCCCTTGCAATATATCTTCTGTGGCACTTCCATGGAATTTTTTCAGCACATATTATAACTGAAGGTCTTCTCATAGCAATTTCCTCTGCGAGGTTTATGCCTGATACAAACTCTTCAGTCAGACTATATGCCTGATAGCCACCCTTTCTATATCCTCCTAATTCCTTACCGAGATAATGGTACTCTATGCCGGCATTTTTGAGGAGAGTTTCAAGATATGTCTTTTTAAAGTGTTCAAACTTACTGACTGGAAATCGTCTTACATCTATGACAGCTTTTATATCGTAAAAGTAAAGTATTTCAATAAAGTCTTCTTCTGAACGGCGGTTAGTACCGAGGGT is a genomic window containing:
- a CDS encoding DUF488 domain-containing protein, which translates into the protein TLGTNRRSEEDFIEILYFYDIKAVIDVRRFPVSKFEHFKKTYLETLLKNAGIEYHYLGKELGGYRKGGYQAYSLTEEFVSGINLAEEIAMRRPSVIICAEKIPWKCHRRYIARAMHKKGWEIIHIIDKGKVWVPE
- a CDS encoding YchF/TatD family DNA exonuclease; this encodes MDMLIDIHAHLEMDNFENDRDAVLNRAKDAGLGCIITVGSDIEGCEGGVRIASEYDMVYAAIGIHPHDAKDIDEATYDLLRELSRNEKIIAFGETGLDYRYEYSPREIQQQRFREQIRLAKELRLPLIIHNREATQDTKRIMDEENAWEVGGVMHCFSGSLETAREVIARGFYISFAGPVTFKKAENTKNVVKGIPIENILIETDCPYLAPEPFRGKRNEPSYLRYIADAIADIKGLSPEDVARVTTYNAMRLFGIGKIEEGQIVYKIRGSLYLNITNRCTNRCTFCVRYYTDFVKGHHLRLKSEPSVREVIEAIGDPTQYREVVFCGYGEPLIRLDAVKEIARWVKEHGGRIRINTNGQGNLIHGRNILPELKGLVDAISISLDVDDAGKYYDICRPKFGRDTFEKIKEFILEAKKYTPHVRITVLTLPEVDIERCRATATELGVELKIREWGVVG